A genomic window from Terriglobia bacterium includes:
- a CDS encoding carboxypeptidase-like regulatory domain-containing protein — protein MKGRSCVFRSLLFSVSIVLGVLISSPLLAQVDMGSIQGTVLDQSGAVIPNAKVSLTNQATNLTVATQSNASGAYIFTPIRIGNYTIAAEAPGFAKSVQANLTLNVQQQLVVNLTLKPGAVTQTIEVTGAPPALQTQNASVGQVVDSRSVNNLPLNGRNFTFLAQIVAGVNIPQADTRGNAASGAFSANGERPSQNDYLLDGIDNNSNTIDFLNGTNYVVLPPIDAVQEFKVQTSNYSAEIGRAGGAVLNATIKSGSNQLHGDAWEFLRNDKFDAADFFENAGGVKKGEYRQNQFGFTLGGPIVIPHVVNGRDKLFFFGDYEALRRIQGSVFTNSVPTDLERGSGFTNLAELITDQGGNSPSTDSLGRTIAFGTVLDPATTRPVTCGSVDTVTGLTPPSAKSADPCYQTAPGTQIGYVADPFYTGGSVAGITDFSGRCTTVQSCQLNQLPAGRIDPNATKILGLFPAAQLPGIVSNNTTNPPLTETRDAFDGRIDWNLSNKDQIFTRASFVNDPEFIPGPFQGVADGGAFQQGPQTAMSIQVALGWTKTLTPTAVNEVRVGETYLHTTRFGPVGDQLGIPEQFGIQDVPQVPENGGLPAIVIDGLSSLGTNAFLPSDEVSQTTQVADNFTKVYGKHTYKMGFEFQHIKFSTLQPSFSHGEFDYDGGFVGNNGIAQFLLTPITTTVPNGVDYLGGASEVQTSNIALVDDLHNYYAAYFNDDWKLTKKLTLNLGLRWEHFGLPLENHGRQANFVPGTPGSGAEYLIPDSEINRNFQLSPSVYSLFAADGIAIKFDKNWALGDAQNLNFAPRFGLAYQVSQKLVMRAGFGVFFGGFENQNGNNQGNSYPYQFGFNYFPQNSHTPTRVTNVSAPGCANVYTIELGFSCTPLDAALVDAGGIGWTGLQHNFQTPYTEGWNMTLEYAFTPSLTLTAGYVGNTTRHLEIFKGANNVTQILPPDADTSGPGAPVLFPDLGGGITYQTTDGNSYYNGLQTTLEKRFAGGLNFLTTYTWSRCRSDGGDLLNGGSIGSYRAVDIPGAGIQADYGDCDFDIRHVIHLSGGYDLPFGKGRHFMTNASRGVDLLLGGWSTQWLSAIQGGQPITLGCDTGTAAGVNCYDYIIPGVDRHGSGAPDNFLNAAAFTQPCPPPGFEQPARCVAGVSGLGLLGGTASQVSGPGIITWDFSMFKNIPLTERFHLQFRSEFFNILNHPTFNAPGFGGNGVRSISGSTDFLDANFGRIGSTRFPFKDPRQIQFALKLYF, from the coding sequence ATGAAAGGACGATCTTGTGTTTTTCGTAGCCTTCTTTTTTCAGTTTCCATTGTTCTCGGCGTGCTCATCAGTTCGCCGCTTCTTGCCCAGGTGGACATGGGGTCCATCCAAGGGACAGTCCTGGATCAGTCGGGAGCTGTGATTCCAAACGCCAAGGTTAGCCTGACGAATCAAGCGACAAACCTGACTGTCGCAACCCAGTCAAACGCCTCTGGCGCCTACATCTTCACACCTATCAGAATTGGAAATTACACCATCGCTGCAGAAGCCCCTGGCTTTGCCAAATCTGTTCAGGCGAACCTCACCTTAAATGTGCAGCAGCAACTCGTCGTCAACCTCACGCTCAAGCCCGGCGCGGTGACGCAAACGATTGAGGTGACGGGTGCTCCGCCGGCGCTGCAAACACAGAATGCCTCCGTCGGCCAGGTGGTCGACAGCCGGAGCGTGAATAACCTGCCGCTGAATGGCCGGAATTTTACTTTCCTTGCGCAAATTGTCGCGGGAGTTAATATTCCCCAGGCTGATACACGCGGCAATGCCGCATCGGGCGCTTTTTCGGCGAATGGCGAGCGCCCCTCTCAGAATGACTATCTCCTCGATGGAATTGACAACAATTCGAACACGATTGACTTTCTGAACGGCACCAATTATGTCGTTCTTCCTCCAATTGACGCGGTCCAGGAATTCAAGGTACAGACCAGCAACTATAGTGCTGAGATAGGCCGGGCAGGCGGCGCGGTGCTCAACGCCACTATCAAATCCGGGTCCAATCAGCTCCACGGCGACGCATGGGAGTTCCTCCGGAACGATAAGTTTGACGCTGCGGACTTCTTTGAAAATGCCGGGGGCGTCAAAAAGGGCGAGTACCGGCAGAACCAGTTTGGATTCACCCTTGGCGGGCCCATTGTGATCCCGCATGTCGTCAACGGTCGGGACAAGCTCTTCTTCTTCGGTGACTATGAAGCCTTGCGCCGGATCCAGGGAAGCGTCTTCACGAATTCAGTTCCGACCGACCTTGAACGAGGCAGTGGATTCACAAACCTCGCAGAGTTGATCACCGATCAGGGCGGGAACAGCCCGTCTACGGACTCACTAGGGCGGACTATTGCCTTTGGAACAGTTCTCGATCCCGCCACCACCCGCCCCGTGACTTGTGGTTCGGTTGACACCGTGACGGGTTTGACGCCGCCAAGCGCAAAGTCTGCCGATCCGTGTTATCAGACGGCCCCCGGTACGCAAATTGGGTATGTCGCCGATCCCTTCTATACGGGCGGGAGCGTTGCGGGGATCACCGACTTCTCCGGTCGCTGCACCACCGTGCAGAGCTGTCAGCTCAACCAGCTACCTGCCGGCCGTATCGATCCCAATGCGACCAAGATTCTTGGTCTATTTCCCGCCGCGCAACTGCCCGGCATCGTTTCAAACAACACAACGAACCCACCTCTCACCGAAACCCGCGATGCCTTTGATGGCCGGATTGACTGGAACTTGAGCAACAAGGACCAGATATTCACTCGAGCCAGTTTCGTGAATGATCCCGAGTTTATTCCCGGGCCATTCCAAGGGGTTGCGGATGGCGGCGCGTTCCAGCAGGGCCCTCAAACCGCCATGTCCATCCAGGTCGCCCTGGGCTGGACCAAAACGCTGACCCCTACGGCTGTAAACGAAGTGCGCGTGGGAGAAACCTATCTCCATACGACGCGCTTCGGCCCCGTCGGCGACCAATTGGGGATTCCAGAGCAATTTGGGATTCAAGACGTGCCGCAGGTTCCGGAGAACGGTGGTCTGCCGGCCATCGTCATTGACGGCCTGAGCTCCCTGGGGACCAATGCATTTCTACCTTCAGATGAAGTGAGCCAGACCACCCAGGTGGCCGACAACTTCACCAAAGTATACGGAAAGCACACCTACAAAATGGGCTTCGAATTCCAGCACATTAAATTCTCCACGCTTCAGCCGTCCTTTTCGCACGGTGAATTCGACTATGACGGAGGTTTCGTGGGTAATAACGGAATTGCGCAATTCCTCCTGACACCCATCACCACAACCGTTCCCAACGGGGTTGATTATCTCGGCGGCGCCAGTGAGGTTCAAACCTCGAACATCGCCCTCGTAGACGACCTCCACAATTACTATGCTGCCTACTTCAATGACGACTGGAAACTGACCAAGAAGCTGACGCTGAACCTTGGTCTGCGTTGGGAGCATTTCGGCCTGCCCCTCGAAAATCACGGACGGCAGGCAAACTTCGTTCCCGGCACTCCGGGCAGCGGGGCGGAGTACCTGATTCCGGACAGTGAAATCAACAGAAATTTCCAGCTTTCTCCAAGCGTTTACAGTTTGTTTGCGGCGGATGGCATCGCTATCAAATTCGATAAGAATTGGGCCCTTGGTGATGCCCAGAATCTTAACTTTGCTCCGCGATTTGGCCTTGCCTATCAGGTCTCGCAAAAACTGGTGATGCGCGCAGGGTTCGGGGTATTCTTTGGCGGATTTGAGAATCAGAATGGTAACAATCAAGGGAACAGTTATCCCTACCAGTTTGGCTTCAATTACTTCCCACAGAACTCCCACACGCCTACACGGGTAACTAATGTAAGTGCGCCAGGCTGTGCCAACGTCTACACTATTGAGCTGGGCTTCAGTTGCACGCCGCTCGATGCCGCTCTGGTCGACGCTGGTGGCATTGGGTGGACAGGCCTGCAGCACAACTTCCAGACGCCTTACACTGAAGGCTGGAACATGACACTCGAGTACGCCTTTACACCCAGCCTCACGTTGACTGCGGGTTATGTGGGCAATACAACCCGCCACCTGGAAATTTTCAAAGGCGCAAACAACGTCACTCAGATACTTCCGCCGGACGCTGACACCAGCGGGCCTGGCGCCCCAGTCTTATTCCCAGACCTCGGGGGAGGTATCACCTACCAAACCACTGATGGGAACAGTTATTACAATGGCCTTCAGACCACCCTCGAGAAGCGCTTCGCGGGTGGTTTGAATTTTCTAACCACCTACACATGGTCCCGCTGCCGGAGCGATGGAGGAGACCTTCTAAACGGAGGGTCCATCGGGTCGTATCGGGCCGTCGATATACCGGGGGCTGGAATTCAGGCCGACTACGGCGATTGCGACTTCGATATCCGCCACGTAATACACCTTAGTGGTGGATACGACCTTCCTTTTGGCAAAGGCAGGCATTTTATGACGAATGCCAGCCGAGGCGTGGATTTGCTTCTCGGTGGCTGGAGCACGCAGTGGTTATCCGCTATTCAAGGCGGCCAGCCGATCACCCTCGGGTGTGACACGGGCACGGCGGCTGGCGTCAACTGTTACGACTACATCATTCCAGGAGTGGACAGGCACGGCTCAGGAGCTCCTGACAATTTCCTGAATGCCGCTGCTTTTACCCAGCCTTGTCCCCCTCCTGGATTTGAACAACCTGCCAGATGTGTCGCAGGAGTAAGCGGTCTAGGCTTGCTGGGCGGAACCGCTTCACAGGTTTCGGGACCTGGAATTATCACTTGGGATTTCTCGATGTTTAAGAATATCCCGCTGACCGAGCGCTTCCATCTGCAATTCCGCAGCGAGTTCTTCAACATCCTCAACCACCCCACATTTAACGCGCCGGGTTTTGGTGGCAACGGAGTCCGCTCTATATCCGGATCCACCGATTTCCTGGATGCCAACTTCGGCAGAATTGGATCAACGCGCTTCCCGTTCAAAGACCCGCGGCAGATCCAGTTTGCCCTGAAGCTCTATTTCTAA
- a CDS encoding tetratricopeptide repeat protein, which produces MTPWKRWIAAPFALAAALSLPLARSRADSPRDGGLESQVQLAASYYNSGRFKEAAQVLEALLKHAPASFEAEELLGLAYSAESRDQDAYPHFDKAVRLKPDSAPARSNLAVNLARLGKNELAEAEFKRAIKAEPGNFSANHDLGEFYARSGKAREAIPYLRRAQKVQPSSYGNGYDLALAYVEAGMWVDARQQMQDLLKVHDTADLHDLLGEVEERSGNYVAAANEYQQAAHMDPSESNIFDWGSELLLHQTLNPAVEVFSEGAKRYPGSSRLAVGLGLALYWSGRYDDAVKALLRATDLSPSDPRPYFFLSKAYQHSHGQADDVIHRFQRLAQLRPQDGRAAYYYAMSLWKGKQGSPSGPFLGQAENLLKRAIELEPTFAQAHLELANLYSQQHKYSESASEYKRAIALDPKLVDAYYRLGQAYVHLGEADLAKKEFQIHKQLYQQHLAEWDNEQQEIRNFVYTTHEDRGGPRK; this is translated from the coding sequence ATGACCCCCTGGAAGCGTTGGATTGCCGCACCGTTCGCTCTTGCTGCGGCGCTCTCTCTGCCGCTCGCGAGGAGCAGGGCAGACTCGCCTCGCGATGGCGGTCTCGAGTCCCAGGTCCAACTTGCAGCTTCCTATTACAACTCCGGCCGGTTCAAGGAGGCAGCGCAGGTGCTCGAAGCGCTGCTCAAGCACGCCCCTGCAAGCTTCGAAGCTGAGGAGCTTTTGGGACTTGCCTATTCCGCCGAATCCCGGGACCAGGATGCCTACCCTCACTTTGATAAGGCGGTTCGGTTGAAGCCGGATTCCGCGCCCGCGCGTTCCAATCTCGCCGTCAACCTGGCGCGCCTGGGAAAGAACGAGCTTGCCGAAGCTGAGTTCAAGAGAGCTATCAAGGCGGAGCCTGGCAATTTCAGCGCCAATCACGACCTTGGCGAGTTTTACGCCCGTTCTGGTAAAGCGAGGGAGGCCATTCCTTATTTGCGCAGAGCACAAAAGGTCCAGCCTTCTTCGTACGGAAACGGTTATGACCTGGCCCTGGCTTATGTGGAGGCCGGAATGTGGGTCGATGCGCGTCAGCAGATGCAAGATCTCCTGAAGGTTCACGATACGGCGGATCTGCACGACCTGCTGGGCGAGGTTGAGGAGCGGAGCGGAAACTATGTGGCAGCGGCAAACGAGTACCAGCAGGCCGCACACATGGATCCCAGCGAATCGAATATTTTTGACTGGGGGAGTGAACTCCTGTTGCATCAGACCTTGAATCCGGCCGTTGAAGTGTTTTCGGAGGGCGCTAAGCGTTATCCGGGTTCTTCGCGGCTCGCGGTCGGACTGGGCCTTGCCCTTTACTGGAGCGGTCGATATGACGACGCTGTCAAAGCTCTTCTTCGCGCAACCGATCTGTCTCCTTCCGACCCGCGCCCCTATTTTTTTCTGAGCAAGGCATACCAACATTCGCACGGCCAGGCCGATGACGTGATCCACCGGTTTCAACGTCTGGCGCAACTCCGGCCACAAGATGGCCGGGCGGCTTACTATTACGCGATGAGCTTGTGGAAAGGCAAGCAAGGTTCGCCTTCCGGCCCCTTTCTCGGCCAGGCGGAGAATCTGCTGAAAAGAGCTATTGAGCTTGAACCGACATTCGCACAGGCCCACCTTGAACTCGCCAATCTCTATTCCCAGCAGCACAAGTATTCAGAGTCGGCATCGGAGTACAAGCGGGCCATTGCGCTGGATCCCAAGCTCGTAGACGCTTACTATCGTCTTGGACAGGCTTACGTACATCTTGGCGAGGCAGATCTCGCGAAGAAAGAGTTCCAAATTCACAAACAGCTATATCAGCAGCATCTGGCCGAATGGGACAATGAACAACAGGAGATCCGGAACTTTGTCTATACCACGCACGAAGATCGTGGCGGTCCCCGAAAATAA
- a CDS encoding membrane dipeptidase, with the protein MKTEPINRRTFLSNSSVLLGSAMLAGSPSVSSAAVSRDPHDYIVTEGHRDIWELTARLKLRVESQNSPLADFLVPRLIEGGVSVCIMPSGGDSLPERSYLQPTLEGDLRTLDMLLVGIGRTDGKASIIKAKSDIPTKPNKDRVQFIIDLEGGEGLGTICGPEPEFLAGYQLALLRQFFRLGVRGVQLTHNGRNQLGDGVAGGRMGGRLSPFGVEVVKEMNSLGMMVGVSHLSVNGALHVAEITKHPIVSTHQNLAQYVNSHPPVELVPEEVKAIASTGGVVGMRYDVGQVPYSLMADEIEFLAKSVGVEHIGIAWLGHDVGNPDPYYVPGYTQPQRVFTGHEAETMRQHWTTFIGILAERGFTEQQIGQILGGNYLRVWREVLPD; encoded by the coding sequence ATGAAAACGGAACCCATAAACCGTCGCACTTTTTTGAGCAATTCAAGTGTTCTGCTGGGGAGTGCAATGTTGGCAGGGTCTCCCTCCGTTAGCTCGGCAGCGGTTTCGAGAGACCCGCATGACTATATCGTAACCGAAGGGCACCGGGACATTTGGGAACTTACGGCCCGCCTCAAGCTTCGGGTTGAGTCGCAAAACTCCCCGCTGGCAGATTTTCTTGTTCCGCGCCTGATCGAGGGGGGCGTCAGTGTTTGCATCATGCCTTCGGGTGGCGACTCGCTGCCGGAGAGAAGCTACCTTCAGCCAACACTCGAGGGTGATCTGAGGACCCTCGATATGCTCCTGGTGGGAATCGGAAGAACGGACGGCAAGGCCTCCATCATCAAGGCCAAGTCGGATATCCCCACCAAACCGAACAAGGACCGGGTCCAGTTCATTATTGACCTGGAGGGTGGTGAAGGTCTCGGAACTATTTGCGGCCCCGAACCCGAATTTCTTGCCGGCTACCAGCTAGCTTTGCTCCGCCAGTTCTTCCGGCTCGGCGTGCGGGGTGTGCAACTCACTCACAACGGCCGGAACCAACTCGGAGACGGCGTCGCGGGCGGAAGAATGGGTGGCAGGCTTTCTCCGTTTGGCGTCGAGGTAGTCAAAGAGATGAACAGTCTTGGCATGATGGTTGGCGTCTCACACCTGTCAGTCAACGGCGCGCTCCACGTTGCTGAAATCACTAAGCACCCGATTGTCTCTACTCACCAGAACCTCGCTCAATACGTGAACTCGCACCCACCGGTGGAACTGGTCCCTGAAGAAGTAAAGGCCATCGCGTCCACAGGAGGCGTGGTGGGTATGCGGTACGATGTTGGGCAAGTCCCCTACTCGCTGATGGCGGACGAAATTGAGTTCCTGGCGAAAAGCGTCGGAGTGGAACATATAGGTATCGCCTGGCTCGGGCACGATGTTGGCAACCCTGATCCCTATTATGTGCCTGGGTACACCCAACCCCAGCGCGTTTTTACCGGCCATGAAGCTGAAACTATGCGGCAGCACTGGACCACTTTCATAGGGATCCTTGCAGAGAGGGGATTCACTGAGCAACAGATTGGCCAGATATTGGGTGGCAATTACCTGCGAGTGTGGAGAGAGGTGCTTCCCGACTGA
- a CDS encoding NAD(P)-binding protein encodes MDQPICRRDFLNSTLLASGSLLLGSLSPAQLLARDEWTGYGGVGDYASSNGNTYEVMTSGHQIRDRVLDSLSSDAIDTNEIFDCVVVGGGLSGLAAALFLQKYGASKLTCLVLENHPVFGGEAKRNEFIVDGQRIMGPQGSDHFQVPYPHSFIARFYDLIGLDWRSFKYQEWTKSCPELPLGTSFEDAKPPLAFYFGAKFGKEPGVWLIDPWKKKLEGAPIPANMRAELLRYNGARKDGPPIDFPGDEKSRQLDSVTIQQHLMDTYGLSDKTIETFMAEEGGGFGGGPDVLSAYCLYAFTELHPLNNVDQNHSFPGGNAGIARQMIKTLLPQSISGPRTLEAVCRNKINFSALDRPGQPARVRLDSTVVWVKHDGDAANSNFVTIAYTRGGKLYRLKARSVVMAGGCWTTKHIVRDLPPLQRQAYDQFYRSPCMMANIAVRNWRFLYKMGISGCQWFEGLGSFMAVRKVPTFSTDSTTIGPDSPVVLTLKVLYPHPGRSLEEQGNLGRAELLSTSFQQYEQRIREQLSDMFSQTGFNPQKDIAGIVLNRWGHAYVSPQPGFFFGRDGKPAPRQILRAAPFGRIVFANTDLSGAPDHRTAIGEAHRAVSQLLDQVITV; translated from the coding sequence ATGGACCAACCGATCTGTCGGCGCGACTTTTTGAATTCGACGCTATTGGCGTCCGGCAGCCTGCTGTTGGGCTCCCTGAGCCCCGCTCAACTTCTTGCCCGCGATGAATGGACTGGCTACGGGGGCGTAGGTGATTACGCCAGCTCCAATGGCAACACCTATGAGGTCATGACCTCTGGCCACCAAATCCGCGACCGTGTGCTTGATTCTTTATCCTCGGACGCGATTGACACGAACGAAATCTTCGATTGTGTTGTGGTCGGAGGAGGGCTGAGCGGGCTGGCGGCAGCTCTATTCCTTCAGAAATACGGGGCCTCGAAGCTCACGTGCCTGGTCCTCGAAAATCATCCTGTTTTTGGTGGCGAAGCGAAACGGAACGAATTCATCGTTGACGGGCAGCGCATCATGGGCCCGCAGGGATCAGATCACTTCCAGGTCCCTTATCCCCATAGCTTCATTGCCAGGTTCTACGACTTGATCGGACTGGACTGGCGCAGCTTCAAATACCAGGAATGGACCAAATCCTGTCCTGAGCTTCCGCTGGGCACGAGCTTTGAGGATGCAAAACCGCCGCTAGCGTTCTATTTCGGAGCGAAATTCGGCAAGGAGCCTGGTGTTTGGTTGATTGATCCCTGGAAAAAGAAGCTTGAGGGCGCGCCAATCCCGGCAAACATGCGCGCGGAGCTCCTTCGTTACAACGGAGCACGGAAAGACGGACCGCCAATTGATTTTCCTGGCGATGAAAAATCGCGACAGCTTGACAGCGTGACGATCCAGCAGCACCTGATGGACACTTATGGCCTGAGTGATAAGACCATCGAAACGTTTATGGCAGAAGAAGGAGGCGGCTTCGGCGGAGGGCCGGATGTGCTCTCCGCCTACTGCCTTTACGCCTTCACAGAGTTGCATCCATTGAATAATGTGGATCAAAATCATTCGTTCCCTGGAGGAAACGCCGGGATTGCGCGGCAAATGATCAAGACGCTGCTCCCGCAATCGATATCCGGCCCTCGCACGCTCGAAGCGGTATGCCGCAATAAAATCAATTTCTCCGCGCTTGACCGGCCGGGGCAGCCTGCGAGAGTTCGTTTGGACAGCACGGTGGTTTGGGTGAAACACGATGGCGACGCTGCCAACTCGAATTTCGTCACGATCGCCTATACGCGAGGCGGCAAGCTTTACCGGCTGAAGGCCCGTTCGGTAGTGATGGCCGGAGGGTGTTGGACCACGAAGCACATTGTGCGCGATCTGCCGCCTCTGCAGCGTCAGGCCTATGATCAGTTTTACCGCTCGCCTTGCATGATGGCAAACATCGCCGTACGCAACTGGCGGTTTCTGTACAAGATGGGTATCTCGGGTTGCCAATGGTTCGAGGGCTTGGGCAGTTTTATGGCGGTCCGCAAAGTTCCCACCTTCTCCACGGACTCTACAACGATTGGTCCAGACTCACCGGTCGTCCTTACCTTGAAGGTCCTCTACCCACACCCCGGCCGGTCGCTCGAGGAACAGGGCAACCTCGGCCGCGCGGAGTTGCTGTCAACCTCGTTCCAGCAATACGAGCAGAGGATTCGCGAACAACTTTCAGATATGTTTTCGCAGACAGGTTTTAATCCGCAAAAGGATATTGCAGGAATCGTCTTGAACCGTTGGGGGCACGCTTACGTCAGCCCGCAGCCAGGATTCTTTTTCGGCCGCGATGGAAAGCCTGCGCCGAGGCAGATCCTCCGCGCGGCTCCGTTTGGCAGAATTGTCTTTGCCAACACTGACCTCTCCGGGGCGCCCGATCATCGCACAGCCATCGGCGAAGCCCACCGGGCCGTCAGCCAACTGCTCGATCAAGTGATTACGGTCTGA